One Lactobacillus sp. CBA3606 DNA segment encodes these proteins:
- a CDS encoding glycoside hydrolase family 1 protein, translating to MSEFPEGFLWGGATAANQLEGGYQEGGRGLSIADALPGGKDRFKIVSQPDFDWTIDEAKYTYPNHLGIDFYHHYKEDIALFAEMGFKCYRFSIAWSRVFPDGDETQPNEAGLAFYDAVIDECLAHQIEPVVTISHYELPLNLAKKYGGWKNHYLIEFYENFARTVLTRYADKVKYWMTFNEINSAAHFPVMGQGMVPSSGADDKKNVFQAWHNQFVASAKAVKIAHDLRKELKVGCMILYATSYSYDANPKNQLANLQQSQDFNFFCGDVQVRGEYPAYTKRLLAQYGLKFEDLATTDGELALLKQYPVDYVGFSYYMSMAVETTDANTDTVAGNLMGGVKNPFLKASDWGWQIDPTGLRIALNELYDRYQKPLFVVENGLGAIDKPDKNFYVDDQYRIDYLKQHIQAMAGAIADGVDLMGYTPWGCIDLVSASTGEMSKRYGFIYVDLDDNGQGTLKRYRKQSFYWYQAVIENNGLMKKKAKTDDERAKVDLD from the coding sequence ATGTCAGAATTTCCAGAAGGATTCTTATGGGGTGGGGCTACTGCCGCCAATCAATTAGAGGGTGGCTACCAAGAAGGTGGTCGCGGTTTGTCCATTGCGGATGCGTTACCTGGTGGTAAAGATCGCTTTAAGATTGTTTCACAGCCAGATTTTGATTGGACAATTGATGAAGCCAAATATACGTATCCCAACCATTTAGGGATTGATTTTTATCATCACTATAAGGAAGATATTGCGTTATTTGCTGAAATGGGATTTAAATGCTATCGGTTCTCGATTGCCTGGTCACGCGTTTTTCCGGATGGCGATGAAACCCAACCGAATGAAGCCGGCTTAGCTTTTTATGATGCTGTGATTGATGAATGTTTAGCGCATCAGATTGAACCAGTGGTAACCATTTCACATTATGAATTACCTTTAAATTTAGCAAAAAAATATGGTGGTTGGAAGAATCACTATTTGATCGAATTTTATGAAAACTTTGCCCGGACAGTGTTGACGCGCTATGCAGATAAGGTGAAGTATTGGATGACTTTTAATGAGATTAATAGTGCCGCTCATTTTCCAGTGATGGGTCAAGGCATGGTGCCATCAAGTGGCGCTGATGACAAAAAGAATGTCTTCCAAGCTTGGCATAATCAGTTCGTCGCCAGTGCCAAGGCAGTTAAAATTGCGCATGATTTGCGGAAAGAACTCAAAGTCGGTTGTATGATCTTATACGCGACGAGTTACAGCTACGATGCTAATCCAAAAAATCAGTTAGCTAACCTGCAACAAAGCCAAGATTTTAACTTTTTCTGTGGCGATGTGCAAGTACGTGGTGAATATCCCGCCTATACGAAGCGTCTATTGGCACAATATGGCTTGAAATTTGAAGATTTAGCAACTACTGATGGTGAATTAGCGTTATTGAAGCAGTATCCAGTTGATTATGTCGGCTTTAGTTACTACATGTCAATGGCCGTTGAAACGACGGATGCGAACACTGATACAGTTGCGGGTAACTTAATGGGCGGTGTCAAAAATCCGTTCTTGAAGGCCAGTGATTGGGGTTGGCAAATTGATCCAACTGGGTTGCGAATTGCTTTAAATGAACTTTATGACCGTTATCAAAAACCACTGTTTGTCGTTGAAAATGGTTTGGGCGCAATTGATAAGCCAGATAAGAATTTTTATGTGGATGATCAGTATCGGATTGATTACCTGAAGCAACATATCCAAGCCATGGCCGGCGCGATTGCTGATGGGGTTGACCTAATGGGTTACACACCATGGGGCTGTATTGATTTGGTTAGTGCTTCAACTGGAGAGATGAGTAAGCGGTATGGTTTCATCTATGTTGATTTAGATGATAATGGTCAAGGCACGCTAAAACGTTATCGAAAACAGTCCTTTTATTGGTATCAAGCCGTCATTGAAAATAATGGTTTGATGAAGAAAAAAGCTAAAACTGATGATGAGCGTGCTAAGGTAGACTTGGATTAA
- a CDS encoding MFS transporter, translating to MTQIERTRTTICLYLNYLVHGMAIVILAQNMTVLGQQWHVDDAGVSLVISSLGIGRLLVLYIAGTFSDRIGRKFFVQIGILTYTLFFIGIILSKTIIVAYGFGILAGMANSFLDSGTYPALMELYPKRQATANIMIKAFASIGELLLPIIVAGLDHLTLWYGWSFLLCIGLLVINFMLLRARQFPKLSTVPAKPAVTKVAPKPTGLKPRQLVLGIVLTIFGYVSMATFYLVSQWLTKYGSEVVKLNLVHARMLVSIYSIGSILGVVVTAILVERVIKAVWLMLINTLISLLALIVLTLVPVMSVALVCSFVIGCSAAGGVMQLGLTIMSDVFPRAKGRITGIYYTASGLASFTIPVFTAWISRVSIRNIMWFDVGIAMVGVACSLIVLSLYRPKIVVTK from the coding sequence ATGACTCAGATAGAACGGACCCGAACGACGATTTGCTTATACCTCAACTATCTTGTCCATGGGATGGCCATTGTTATTTTAGCTCAGAACATGACTGTTTTAGGGCAACAGTGGCACGTTGATGATGCTGGAGTTTCATTAGTTATTTCATCACTAGGCATTGGTCGCTTGCTAGTTTTGTATATTGCCGGCACTTTTTCCGATCGAATTGGGCGTAAGTTTTTTGTACAGATTGGCATTTTAACGTATACGTTATTTTTTATCGGTATTATTTTATCGAAGACCATTATTGTTGCCTATGGCTTTGGAATTTTAGCTGGGATGGCAAATTCTTTTTTGGATTCTGGGACTTATCCAGCACTAATGGAGTTGTATCCCAAGCGACAAGCAACTGCCAATATTATGATTAAGGCGTTTGCATCGATTGGTGAGCTATTATTACCAATCATCGTGGCCGGACTTGATCATTTGACCTTATGGTATGGTTGGTCATTTTTACTGTGCATCGGGCTATTGGTTATTAATTTTATGCTATTACGAGCACGGCAGTTTCCAAAGCTATCAACTGTTCCGGCTAAACCAGCTGTCACGAAGGTAGCCCCAAAACCGACTGGGCTAAAGCCGCGACAGTTAGTATTAGGGATTGTTTTAACGATTTTTGGTTATGTGTCGATGGCGACTTTTTACTTAGTTAGTCAGTGGTTAACCAAATATGGTAGTGAAGTGGTTAAGCTTAACTTGGTCCATGCTCGGATGCTGGTTAGTATTTACAGTATTGGCTCAATTCTTGGGGTCGTCGTGACGGCTATTTTAGTTGAACGGGTTATTAAGGCCGTGTGGCTCATGTTAATCAACACGTTAATTTCGTTACTGGCCTTAATTGTTTTAACGTTAGTGCCGGTGATGAGCGTGGCGCTAGTTTGTTCTTTTGTCATTGGTTGTTCAGCCGCTGGTGGCGTGATGCAATTGGGCTTAACCATTATGAGCGATGTCTTTCCGCGGGCTAAGGGTCGTATTACTGGCATTTACTATACGGCTAGTGGGTTGGCTTCGTTTACGATTCCGGTGTTTACTGCCTGGATTTCGCGGGTCAGTATTCGAAATATTATGTGGTTTGATGTTGGCATTGCGATGGTTGGCGTCGCCTGCAGTCTGATTGTTTTAAGTTTATATCGGCCCAAAATAGTTGTGACTAAGTAA
- a CDS encoding glycoside hydrolase family 1 protein yields the protein MYSKTIPTGFPKGFLWGGATAANQIEGAWNVDGKGLTTAEVVKKAEDRKNIDQMNAVTMASIQTAMADSTDTLYPKRRGIDFYHHYREDIKLFAEMGFKAFRLSIAWSRIFPKGDETEPNEAGLKFYDAVFAECHKYNIEPVVTISHYEMPLDLTLINNGWASRQTIADFTRYTKVLFNRYQGIVKYWMTFNEINASTWGFMGTGAVDSDLDTAGQMQLRYQALHHEFIASAIAVQQCHAIDPTAKIGCMLARMQTYANTSNPVDVRAAQLQDQLNLFFTDVQVRGEYPTYMNRYFVENGVTLQMDPGDEALLQAGKVDYLGFSYYMSTVTSVSDNVEKANGNLNMGGKNPYLKTSDWGWQIDPIGLRITLNEFWDRYRVPLFIVENGLGAFDKPSADGKIHDDYRIDYLRQHIQQMQEAIKDGVNLMGYTMWGPIDLISASTSEMSKRYGFIYVDQDDAGQGTLKRRRKASFDWYRKVIASNGAKL from the coding sequence ATGTATTCAAAAACAATTCCAACTGGCTTTCCAAAAGGGTTCTTATGGGGTGGGGCAACAGCCGCTAACCAAATTGAAGGCGCCTGGAACGTGGACGGTAAAGGATTAACGACGGCAGAAGTCGTAAAAAAGGCTGAAGATCGTAAAAACATTGATCAAATGAATGCGGTGACGATGGCTAGTATTCAAACGGCGATGGCTGATTCGACTGATACGTTATATCCGAAACGACGGGGCATCGATTTTTACCATCATTATCGCGAAGATATAAAACTATTTGCGGAAATGGGCTTTAAAGCGTTTCGATTATCGATTGCTTGGTCACGGATCTTTCCTAAGGGTGATGAAACTGAACCAAACGAGGCCGGTTTGAAATTTTATGACGCTGTTTTTGCTGAATGCCACAAGTATAATATTGAACCAGTTGTGACAATTTCGCATTATGAAATGCCACTTGATTTGACATTAATCAACAATGGTTGGGCGAGTCGTCAAACCATTGCGGATTTTACACGTTATACCAAAGTTCTTTTTAATCGATATCAAGGTATTGTAAAATATTGGATGACATTTAATGAAATTAATGCCTCAACGTGGGGATTTATGGGAACCGGTGCAGTGGATAGTGATTTGGATACTGCTGGGCAAATGCAACTACGTTATCAGGCGTTACATCATGAATTTATTGCTAGCGCAATTGCGGTTCAACAATGTCATGCAATTGATCCAACTGCTAAGATTGGTTGCATGTTAGCCCGGATGCAAACATATGCGAATACGTCGAATCCGGTTGATGTACGTGCAGCACAGCTTCAAGATCAGCTTAACTTGTTCTTCACGGATGTCCAAGTGCGTGGGGAGTATCCAACATATATGAACCGTTACTTCGTGGAAAACGGTGTAACTTTACAAATGGATCCCGGTGATGAGGCGTTATTACAAGCTGGTAAAGTTGATTATTTAGGTTTTAGTTACTACATGTCAACCGTTACTTCTGTTAGTGATAATGTTGAAAAGGCGAATGGTAATTTAAATATGGGTGGCAAGAATCCATATTTAAAGACCAGTGATTGGGGCTGGCAGATTGATCCGATTGGGTTGCGGATAACGTTGAACGAATTCTGGGATCGTTATCGAGTGCCGCTATTCATTGTTGAAAATGGGCTCGGGGCTTTTGATAAACCCTCAGCGGATGGCAAAATTCATGATGATTATCGAATTGATTATTTACGGCAACATATCCAGCAAATGCAAGAAGCGATTAAAGATGGTGTTAATTTGATGGGTTACACTATGTGGGGACCAATTGATTTAATCAGCGCATCAACTTCTGAAATGTCTAAACGTTATGGCTTTATTTACGTCGACCAAGATGACGCTGGGCAAGGAACGTTAAAACGTCGCCGGAAAGCCTCGTTTGATTGGTATCGAAAAGTCATCGCGTCTAATGGTGCCAAGTTGTAG